The proteins below are encoded in one region of Methanomassiliicoccus luminyensis B10:
- a CDS encoding class I SAM-dependent methyltransferase has product MGVVRDLYQNTRKPQGMSGRMMLSMMGIAHKKVSLWGLSHIQVPSRSEVLDIGCGGGKNISYLLSMSEGSKVYGADYSAESVSKSKRTNKKAIHQGRVEIVQASVSSLPFDGGKFDVVTAFETVYFWPDLLSDLKEVRRVMKSGGTILICNEASRPEGFENWTDRIDMTIYTGAELSRTLSEAGFRDISAREHENGKWLCVTATAR; this is encoded by the coding sequence TTGGGCGTCGTAAGGGATCTCTATCAAAATACACGCAAGCCGCAAGGCATGAGCGGCAGGATGATGCTGTCCATGATGGGCATCGCGCACAAAAAGGTCTCCCTGTGGGGGCTCTCGCATATTCAAGTACCGTCCCGATCCGAGGTCCTGGACATAGGGTGCGGAGGGGGCAAGAACATCTCATACTTGCTGAGCATGTCTGAGGGCAGCAAGGTGTACGGCGCGGACTACTCTGCCGAAAGCGTCAGCAAATCCAAGAGGACGAACAAGAAAGCGATCCATCAGGGGCGCGTGGAGATCGTGCAGGCCAGCGTTTCCTCTCTCCCCTTCGATGGCGGAAAGTTCGATGTCGTTACCGCTTTCGAGACCGTCTACTTCTGGCCGGACCTTTTGAGCGATCTCAAAGAGGTGCGGCGGGTGATGAAGAGCGGCGGCACGATCCTCATCTGCAACGAAGCCTCCCGGCCGGAAGGCTTCGAGAATTGGACGGACCGGATCGACATGACGATATATACCGGGGCCGAGCTGTCCAGAACGCTGTCCGAGGCGGGTTTTCGTGACATCTCCGCCCGTGAGCACGAGAACGGGAAATGGCTCTGCGTGACCGCAACGGCCCGTTAG
- a CDS encoding methionine adenosyltransferase, which produces MVERNIAVDWSDRVPASKGRVELVERKGVGHPDSIADGIAEAVSQELCKMYMAECGGNILHFNVDQNEVSGGQSAPSWGGGDVLEPAYVMILGRAVDEVVYEGCQRVRLPVRRTAVEAARRYLRKNFHDPELSQLHGIDIDLDTIIDCRVGRGSQDLLRNFDKDEAECRSDGTSSTCRPANDTSFGVGSAPRTETEELVLGIEHFINGEMRSRRGMAAAGKDVKVMAARDGNDISLTIACAMISSRVANAAEYRSLMEEMKALIRDRCCEHTEHNVDITLNHADHLESEDASDYYLTVTGLSMENGDDGSVGRGNRVNGLITPFRPMSMEAASGKNPVTHVGKLYNVLANEIANAIADEAGEELSEVRVRLMSQIGSPIDQPALASIDLIVPDEMLYRRWERRAREITDAQLADIGGLTRRMVSGEVPTF; this is translated from the coding sequence ATGGTAGAAAGGAACATCGCCGTGGACTGGTCGGACAGGGTGCCGGCCTCCAAAGGGCGGGTGGAGCTGGTGGAGAGGAAAGGTGTCGGCCACCCTGACAGCATCGCCGACGGGATCGCCGAGGCAGTGTCCCAGGAGCTGTGCAAGATGTATATGGCCGAGTGCGGCGGGAACATCCTGCACTTCAACGTGGACCAGAACGAGGTCTCCGGCGGGCAATCGGCCCCCTCCTGGGGCGGAGGGGACGTCCTCGAGCCCGCGTACGTTATGATCCTCGGCCGGGCCGTGGATGAAGTGGTGTATGAGGGATGCCAGCGGGTCCGGCTCCCGGTGCGCAGGACCGCGGTGGAGGCGGCCCGGAGGTACCTCCGCAAGAACTTCCATGATCCCGAGCTGTCCCAGCTGCACGGCATCGACATCGACCTGGACACCATCATCGACTGCCGCGTCGGCAGGGGAAGCCAGGACCTGCTGAGGAACTTCGACAAGGACGAGGCCGAGTGCCGGTCCGACGGGACATCGAGCACCTGCCGGCCGGCCAACGACACTTCCTTCGGGGTGGGATCCGCCCCCCGGACGGAGACGGAAGAGCTGGTGCTCGGGATCGAGCATTTCATCAACGGGGAGATGAGGTCCAGAAGGGGGATGGCCGCCGCCGGCAAGGACGTCAAGGTGATGGCCGCGCGGGACGGGAACGATATCTCCCTGACCATCGCCTGCGCCATGATATCGTCGAGGGTGGCGAACGCGGCGGAGTACCGGAGCCTCATGGAGGAGATGAAGGCCCTCATAAGAGACCGTTGTTGCGAGCACACCGAGCACAATGTGGACATCACCCTCAACCATGCCGACCACCTCGAGAGCGAGGACGCCAGCGATTACTACCTGACCGTGACCGGGCTGTCCATGGAGAACGGTGACGACGGCTCGGTGGGGAGGGGGAACAGGGTCAACGGCCTCATCACCCCCTTCCGGCCGATGAGCATGGAGGCGGCTTCGGGAAAGAACCCGGTGACCCACGTGGGCAAGCTGTACAACGTGCTGGCGAACGAGATCGCCAACGCCATTGCCGATGAAGCGGGCGAGGAGCTGTCGGAGGTCAGGGTGCGGCTGATGTCGCAGATCGGCAGCCCCATCGACCAACCCGCCCTGGCGAGCATCGATCTCATAGTTCCAGACGAGATGCTGTACCGGCGATGGGAGCGGCGGGCCAGGGAGATCACCGACGCCCAGCTGGCGGACATCGGAGGGCTCACTCGTCGTATGGTAAGCGGCGAGGTCCCCACGTTCTGA
- a CDS encoding DUF4443 domain-containing protein gives MKLIERPKYGPLYRFSDYHVYKTLSMLSDGRRKGRKQLSDRIGVGEGSMRTIIEYLREEDLVDVKQTGIKISKKGQEFFGKLPLQIYTLDSEDMTLGQSSVAVQVKGMGYKIKSGMEQRDQAIMAGAEGATTVVVKGDKLIIPVDFDLDKDRPEAAGSIRRLFDLNDGDVIIIGTSADLQRAEEGALAAAFELL, from the coding sequence ATGAAGCTCATCGAACGGCCCAAATATGGCCCCTTGTACCGTTTCAGCGACTATCACGTCTACAAGACGCTCTCCATGCTTTCGGACGGCCGCAGGAAGGGACGCAAGCAGCTCTCTGACCGCATCGGGGTGGGCGAGGGCAGCATGCGCACGATAATCGAGTACCTTCGGGAGGAAGACCTGGTCGACGTCAAGCAGACCGGGATCAAGATCAGCAAGAAGGGACAGGAGTTCTTCGGCAAGCTCCCCCTTCAGATATACACCTTGGACTCCGAGGACATGACCCTGGGCCAGAGCTCGGTGGCGGTGCAGGTCAAGGGGATGGGCTACAAGATCAAGTCGGGGATGGAGCAGCGCGACCAGGCCATAATGGCGGGGGCCGAGGGGGCCACCACTGTGGTGGTAAAGGGCGACAAGCTGATCATCCCGGTGGATTTCGATCTGGATAAGGATCGGCCGGAGGCCGCGGGGTCCATCCGCAGGCTGTTCGACCTCAACGACGGGGACGTCATCATCATAGGCACCTCCGCCGACCTTCAGCGGGCCGAAGAGGGCGCGCTGGCCGCGGCCTTCGAGCTCCTGTAG
- a CDS encoding thioredoxin domain-containing protein, translating into MDEDKTVQKAAGRKNRLAEERSPYLRQHSDNPVDWYPWGEEAFQKAEREDKPIFLSIGYSSCHWCHVMAEESFQDEDVAKAINASFVPVKVDREERPDIDNTYMMTAQLLTGRGGWPLTIIMTPDKKPFFAGTYLPKNAGHGIPGLMDVLGTVSDFWKTRRSEIDKASRDVMNIMQQDLGGPAEGGVIDAEVQANAAARLGAGFDPAFGGFGPPPKFPTPHAMTLLLRHWRRTGDKKSLSMADKTLEMMRAGGIFDQLGGGFHRYSTDREWLVPHFEKMLYDQALLAVAYVEAWQATGKEAHARTAREVLDYVLRDMTSPGGAFYSAEDADSEGEEGKFYVWREDEAARVLSPGELDLARKLFGISEQGNMAEGEKRLKQGKNVLRLSAGASPGDQRLEGVRSKLLAARGERARPFKDDKVMTDWNGLMIGAFARAGAALGERGYVDAAAKAADDILSTMRRPDGSLLHVQRGNGGVGGFLEDHAFLAWGLLELYQADLDQGWLEAALDISKSMIDRFWDPAKGGFFMTADGAPDVVHRRKDFYDGATPSGNSMALMDLLVLARITEAADLRDKAESTIRAFSAGVARAPEAHTAFLNAVDFRIGPSYSVVVSGKRGAEDTGRLLREVDSKFVPNKVVLLNEPRPGDGLVRKISPLVRGHEMKNGKAVVQVCTEKECLEETSDPQILGKLFDGE; encoded by the coding sequence ATGGACGAGGATAAGACGGTCCAGAAGGCCGCCGGACGCAAGAACCGGCTGGCCGAGGAGCGGAGCCCCTACCTCCGGCAGCACTCCGACAACCCCGTTGACTGGTACCCTTGGGGCGAGGAAGCCTTCCAGAAGGCCGAGAGGGAGGACAAGCCCATCTTCCTCTCCATCGGCTATTCCTCCTGCCACTGGTGCCATGTCATGGCCGAGGAATCGTTCCAGGACGAGGATGTAGCCAAGGCCATCAACGCCTCTTTCGTCCCCGTCAAGGTGGACCGGGAGGAGCGGCCGGACATCGACAACACTTACATGATGACGGCCCAGCTCCTCACTGGGAGAGGGGGATGGCCGCTCACCATCATCATGACCCCGGACAAGAAGCCGTTCTTCGCCGGCACCTATCTCCCCAAGAACGCCGGCCACGGCATCCCCGGGCTCATGGACGTCCTGGGAACGGTGTCCGATTTCTGGAAGACCCGTCGCAGCGAGATCGACAAGGCCTCCCGGGACGTTATGAACATCATGCAGCAAGATCTAGGCGGCCCTGCCGAGGGCGGGGTGATCGATGCCGAAGTGCAGGCCAACGCAGCCGCCCGGCTGGGGGCGGGGTTCGACCCCGCCTTCGGGGGCTTCGGTCCCCCGCCCAAGTTCCCCACCCCGCATGCCATGACCCTGCTGCTGCGGCACTGGCGCCGCACCGGGGATAAAAAGTCGCTGAGCATGGCAGACAAGACCCTGGAGATGATGAGGGCGGGCGGCATCTTCGACCAGCTGGGCGGGGGGTTCCACCGTTATTCCACGGACCGGGAGTGGCTGGTCCCCCACTTCGAGAAGATGCTGTACGACCAGGCCCTGCTGGCGGTGGCGTACGTGGAGGCGTGGCAAGCGACCGGCAAAGAGGCCCATGCCCGCACCGCCAGGGAAGTGCTGGACTATGTCCTCCGGGACATGACCTCACCCGGGGGGGCGTTCTACTCGGCGGAAGATGCCGACAGCGAGGGTGAGGAGGGAAAGTTCTACGTCTGGCGCGAGGACGAAGCGGCCAGAGTGCTCAGCCCCGGGGAGTTGGATCTGGCCAGGAAGCTATTCGGCATCAGCGAGCAAGGCAACATGGCGGAGGGAGAAAAGCGCCTCAAGCAGGGCAAGAACGTGCTGCGCCTGTCCGCCGGCGCATCGCCGGGAGATCAGCGCCTGGAGGGTGTCAGGTCCAAGCTCCTTGCCGCCAGAGGGGAAAGGGCACGGCCGTTCAAGGACGACAAGGTGATGACGGACTGGAACGGCCTGATGATCGGGGCGTTCGCCCGGGCCGGGGCGGCGCTTGGAGAGCGCGGGTACGTGGATGCGGCGGCCAAAGCGGCGGACGATATCCTATCGACCATGAGGCGCCCGGACGGGTCGCTCCTGCACGTGCAGAGAGGCAACGGCGGCGTGGGAGGGTTCCTGGAGGACCACGCCTTCCTGGCATGGGGCCTGCTGGAGCTGTACCAGGCCGACCTGGACCAGGGATGGCTGGAGGCGGCGCTGGACATTTCCAAGAGCATGATCGACCGATTCTGGGACCCCGCCAAGGGAGGGTTCTTCATGACCGCCGATGGCGCGCCCGACGTGGTGCACCGCAGGAAGGACTTCTACGACGGCGCCACCCCGTCAGGGAACTCCATGGCCCTCATGGACCTCCTGGTCCTGGCGAGGATCACCGAGGCCGCCGACCTGAGGGACAAGGCGGAAAGTACCATCAGGGCGTTCTCGGCGGGGGTCGCCAGAGCGCCGGAGGCCCATACCGCCTTCCTCAACGCGGTGGACTTTCGCATAGGCCCCTCCTACTCAGTGGTGGTGTCCGGCAAGAGGGGAGCGGAGGATACCGGCAGGCTCCTGCGCGAGGTCGATTCGAAGTTCGTGCCCAACAAGGTGGTGCTGCTGAACGAGCCACGGCCGGGGGACGGGCTGGTGCGCAAGATCTCGCCGCTGGTGCGGGGGCACGAGATGAAGAACGGGAAGGCGGTGGTCCAGGTATGCACGGAAAAGGAGTGCCTGGAGGAGACCTCCGACCCCCAGATCCTCGGGAAGCTCTTTGACGGGGAATAG
- a CDS encoding glutamate synthase-related protein, translated as MICIENARSTTGTKCRVEDISPVSGMCPLCIEECAVVCEVGKSAFRGREVLYPSNEYFGQSTAASNKDFLLDWSHFQILAELIGARGVEPSSDKAFFENADVTTEVATRSKKPIKLKVPVVIAGLGSTEVAKRNWEGLAKGAALSGIIETVGENVCGMDHESTYSQGKVTRSPDMESRIALFRELWDGKHGDIAVQTNVEDQRAGVDQYALSKLEVNIIERKWGQGAKAIGGEVRLKTLERALELKKRGYLVVPDPEDPAVQASFKVGGFKTFERHSRVGFPEHRGFVEDVEKLREQGAKYVFLKTGAYRPEVVAFTMKAASEAKIDLLTFDGAGGGTGMSPVPMMNEMSTPTVHLEAQVIMAAKILRKQGRFVPDICFAGGFTNESQMFKAMAMSNIGDGPLVKAVAMARAPITAVMKSQYFARLAESGKLPRSFSDQYSADPAQFFVKAAEVQSRFPEKKVGRDIPWGAVGLNTYLNDRIGEGLKQLMAGSRRFKLNLLGRDDIASLSDEAARVTGIETFDQMAERTIPSILENW; from the coding sequence ATGATATGTATTGAGAACGCGAGATCTACGACAGGAACCAAATGTAGGGTGGAGGACATCAGCCCGGTATCCGGGATGTGCCCTCTTTGCATAGAGGAATGCGCCGTGGTATGTGAGGTTGGGAAATCCGCCTTCCGCGGCAGGGAAGTACTGTATCCCAGCAACGAGTACTTCGGCCAAAGCACGGCGGCGTCCAACAAGGACTTTCTGCTAGACTGGTCGCACTTCCAGATCCTGGCCGAGCTCATCGGCGCCAGAGGCGTGGAGCCCAGCTCTGACAAGGCCTTCTTCGAGAACGCTGACGTGACGACGGAGGTCGCCACCCGCTCCAAGAAGCCCATCAAGCTGAAGGTGCCCGTGGTCATTGCCGGGCTTGGCTCCACTGAAGTGGCCAAGAGGAACTGGGAAGGGCTGGCTAAGGGGGCCGCCCTCTCGGGCATCATCGAGACTGTGGGAGAGAACGTCTGTGGGATGGACCACGAGTCGACGTACTCCCAGGGCAAGGTCACCAGGTCCCCGGACATGGAATCGAGGATCGCCCTCTTCCGCGAGCTCTGGGACGGGAAGCATGGGGATATCGCCGTGCAGACCAACGTGGAGGACCAGCGGGCCGGGGTCGACCAGTACGCGCTGTCCAAGCTCGAGGTGAACATTATCGAGCGGAAGTGGGGACAGGGCGCCAAGGCCATCGGAGGAGAGGTTCGCCTTAAGACCCTGGAGCGGGCCCTGGAGCTCAAGAAGCGCGGCTATCTGGTGGTCCCGGACCCCGAGGACCCCGCGGTGCAGGCCTCCTTCAAGGTCGGAGGGTTCAAGACCTTCGAGAGGCACAGCAGGGTAGGGTTCCCGGAGCACCGGGGCTTCGTCGAGGACGTGGAGAAGCTTCGTGAGCAGGGGGCCAAGTACGTGTTCCTCAAGACCGGGGCGTACCGCCCCGAGGTGGTGGCGTTCACCATGAAGGCCGCCTCCGAGGCGAAGATCGACCTCCTCACCTTCGACGGCGCAGGGGGAGGCACCGGAATGAGCCCGGTCCCCATGATGAACGAGATGTCTACGCCCACCGTGCACCTGGAAGCGCAGGTGATCATGGCCGCCAAGATACTCAGGAAGCAGGGGCGGTTCGTCCCCGACATTTGCTTCGCGGGCGGCTTCACCAACGAGAGCCAGATGTTCAAGGCCATGGCCATGAGCAATATCGGCGACGGCCCCCTGGTGAAGGCTGTGGCGATGGCGCGCGCACCGATCACCGCGGTCATGAAGTCCCAGTACTTCGCTCGGCTGGCCGAGAGCGGCAAGCTGCCCCGGTCGTTCTCCGATCAGTACTCCGCGGACCCCGCCCAGTTCTTCGTCAAGGCGGCGGAGGTCCAGAGCAGGTTCCCCGAGAAGAAGGTGGGGAGGGACATCCCATGGGGAGCGGTGGGGCTGAACACCTACCTCAACGACCGCATCGGCGAGGGTCTGAAGCAGCTGATGGCGGGATCGAGGAGGTTCAAACTGAACCTCCTGGGGAGGGACGACATCGCCTCCCTGAGCGACGAGGCCGCCAGGGTCACGGGGATAGAGACCTTCGACCAGATGGCCGAGCGGACCATCCCCAGCATCCTGGAGAACTGGTAA
- a CDS encoding ABC transporter ATP-binding protein: protein MNVIEISGLSKTFAGRPVLRDVSFSVQEGEVFGYLGPNGAGKTTTMRILIGLLRPTSGSALVRGVDLGTDDAARKQVGVLMENDGLYDRISAWRNLDYYAKLYGVPDRQRRVSELLETFGLKDRGDDKVFTFSKGMRRKLGIARAIVHDPGILLLDEPTSGLDPEAQRMVRDILTGLSRRERMTVLLSSHNLDEVQRACSRVAVIKAGELRAYDSVENLRDAKGVHVITLTASSEHDAISAEGIIGSLPTVTGARREGTSLIVTHIDESSHGIIAALIGAGVRLEEARKSSRSLEDVYIDLVREQEARA from the coding sequence ATGAACGTCATCGAGATAAGTGGGCTGAGCAAGACCTTCGCCGGCCGCCCCGTCCTGAGGGATGTTTCTTTCTCGGTGCAGGAAGGCGAGGTGTTCGGCTACCTGGGCCCCAACGGTGCCGGCAAGACCACCACCATGCGCATACTCATCGGCCTGCTGAGGCCAACCTCGGGAAGCGCGCTGGTCCGGGGGGTCGATCTGGGGACCGACGATGCGGCGCGGAAGCAGGTGGGGGTGCTCATGGAGAACGACGGCCTGTACGACAGGATCTCGGCATGGCGGAACCTCGATTACTATGCCAAGCTGTATGGCGTCCCCGACCGCCAGAGGCGGGTCTCCGAGCTGCTGGAAACCTTCGGGCTGAAGGATCGCGGGGACGACAAGGTGTTCACTTTCTCTAAGGGCATGAGGCGCAAGCTGGGCATCGCCCGGGCCATCGTGCACGACCCGGGGATCCTTCTGCTGGACGAGCCGACCTCGGGCCTCGACCCGGAGGCCCAGAGGATGGTGAGGGACATCCTCACCGGCCTGTCGCGCCGGGAGAGGATGACGGTGCTGCTCAGCTCCCACAATCTCGACGAGGTGCAGAGGGCCTGCTCCCGCGTTGCGGTGATCAAGGCCGGGGAGCTGCGGGCGTACGATTCGGTGGAGAACCTCCGGGACGCCAAGGGCGTTCACGTCATTACCCTGACGGCGTCCTCGGAGCATGACGCCATCAGCGCGGAGGGTATTATCGGGTCGCTGCCGACCGTGACAGGGGCCCGGCGGGAGGGAACCTCCCTGATCGTCACCCACATCGACGAGAGCTCTCATGGGATAATCGCCGCCCTGATCGGCGCAGGGGTCCGTCTGGAGGAGGCTCGCAAGTCCTCACGGTCCCTTGAGGACGTGTACATCGACCTGGTCAGGGAGCAGGAGGCGAGGGCATGA
- a CDS encoding ABC transporter permease produces MNGEQVMFVARKELNEIATNKGSWISALGFSFLFALSNMGGFGGVAGETVSIDWSIMYLSLFIGVFSGFVLCGSVFFREKQSGVIETLLCTPLNLRTIWLGKMLGVAIPSYLFALLSSGLLALFAYSSFTVAPLSLLVVLHLLVVAPLFTAAAIGIVGYIQLAMGMKENRLVSIGVFALLVGGLSASTAAVQQDASLVSAIVPVLLLASVALIAISYALSTRLNKEKIVTSIPD; encoded by the coding sequence ATGAACGGCGAACAGGTCATGTTCGTGGCGCGGAAGGAGCTGAACGAGATCGCCACCAACAAGGGCTCCTGGATATCCGCCCTGGGCTTCTCCTTCCTGTTCGCTTTGTCCAACATGGGAGGGTTCGGGGGCGTGGCCGGAGAAACGGTCTCCATCGACTGGTCCATCATGTACTTGTCCCTGTTCATCGGGGTGTTCTCGGGATTCGTCCTATGTGGCTCGGTGTTCTTCCGGGAGAAGCAGAGCGGCGTCATCGAGACGCTCTTGTGCACCCCCCTCAACCTGAGGACCATATGGCTCGGCAAGATGCTGGGCGTGGCGATACCGTCATACTTGTTCGCCCTGCTCTCCTCCGGCCTGCTGGCGCTCTTCGCCTACTCGAGCTTCACCGTGGCGCCGCTGTCGCTCTTGGTGGTCCTGCACCTCCTGGTGGTGGCCCCGCTGTTCACCGCGGCAGCGATAGGCATCGTGGGGTACATACAGCTGGCCATGGGGATGAAGGAGAACCGCCTGGTGAGCATCGGAGTGTTCGCATTGCTGGTGGGAGGTCTGTCCGCCTCCACGGCCGCGGTGCAGCAGGACGCCTCCCTGGTCAGCGCCATAGTGCCTGTCCTGTTGCTTGCGTCGGTCGCCCTGATCGCCATCTCCTATGCGCTATCTACGAGGCTGAACAAGGAGAAGATCGTGACCTCCATCCCTGACTAA
- a CDS encoding DUF5654 family protein yields MTDDAKPEVKSTTLQIIETIAALMTAAFGFVAALAWNEAIKALIAEYFSSDGTLVGQLVYAVIVTVVAVIAIVWIGRVMAKYKSLDLRSAVKKK; encoded by the coding sequence TTGACTGACGATGCTAAGCCCGAAGTCAAGAGCACCACTCTCCAGATAATCGAGACCATCGCCGCGCTGATGACCGCCGCGTTCGGTTTCGTGGCCGCGCTGGCATGGAACGAGGCCATTAAGGCCCTGATCGCCGAGTACTTCAGCTCCGACGGCACTCTGGTGGGTCAGCTCGTGTACGCTGTCATCGTGACCGTGGTCGCGGTCATCGCCATCGTGTGGATCGGCAGGGTCATGGCCAAGTACAAGTCCCTTGACCTTAGGTCCGCCGTCAAGAAGAAGTAA
- a CDS encoding GNAT family N-acetyltransferase, with protein sequence MSSAWGEDMQAISMKADGGEDRSKIVGLLETVEGWPGFEHGGSNEDFWEWRYKRNPLGPAFTCHVWRGEDITANAGGLRTELAIGGSVRRAAQWSDLYTHPDHRGQGMAQRAVKCLEDQERNGGVHLDFAFPSATGYEVVKGRGFREMPVRFAQYELITNPERFFANVRMGQMKRVAYEVLRMIRVRSGDESGVTTMVADHFPEDIEALTTAFGGRFDMVLHRSRAYLEWRYADPVGGKFILLFARRDERTAGYAVLRPYAISGKPYMDIIDLVALPEDVPALRSMLRTAVAISQEHGSDLLQMWLPTTHPFATELGRMGFFLRQPVQGERLMRLMVRPLVEDAALKEIMGRPHLKYHMVLGDTDWV encoded by the coding sequence ATGAGCAGCGCGTGGGGAGAGGACATGCAGGCCATTTCCATGAAGGCCGATGGCGGAGAGGACAGGAGCAAGATCGTGGGACTTCTCGAAACGGTGGAGGGTTGGCCGGGGTTCGAGCACGGCGGGAGCAATGAGGATTTCTGGGAGTGGAGATATAAGAGGAACCCCCTCGGCCCCGCTTTCACCTGCCATGTATGGAGGGGGGAGGACATCACCGCCAACGCAGGAGGGCTGCGGACCGAGCTTGCCATAGGGGGGTCGGTGCGCCGGGCCGCGCAGTGGTCGGACCTCTACACCCATCCGGACCACCGAGGGCAGGGCATGGCCCAGCGCGCCGTGAAGTGCCTGGAGGACCAGGAGAGGAATGGGGGGGTCCACCTCGACTTCGCGTTCCCCTCCGCGACTGGGTACGAGGTCGTCAAGGGCAGAGGGTTCCGGGAGATGCCGGTGCGCTTCGCGCAATACGAGCTCATAACCAATCCCGAGAGGTTCTTCGCCAACGTCAGGATGGGGCAGATGAAGAGGGTGGCCTACGAGGTCCTGCGCATGATCAGAGTGAGAAGCGGGGACGAGAGCGGCGTGACCACCATGGTGGCGGACCACTTCCCCGAGGACATCGAGGCCCTGACCACAGCCTTCGGAGGGCGCTTCGACATGGTCCTGCACCGCAGCAGGGCGTACCTGGAATGGAGGTACGCGGATCCGGTCGGCGGTAAGTTCATATTGCTGTTCGCCAGGCGGGACGAGAGGACCGCTGGATATGCAGTCCTGCGCCCGTACGCGATCTCCGGAAAGCCCTATATGGACATCATAGACCTCGTGGCGCTGCCCGAGGACGTCCCCGCCCTGAGATCAATGCTCAGGACGGCGGTGGCGATCAGCCAGGAGCACGGCTCCGACCTGCTCCAGATGTGGCTCCCCACCACCCACCCGTTCGCCACCGAGCTGGGCAGGATGGGGTTCTTTCTCCGGCAGCCGGTGCAGGGAGAGAGGCTGATGCGCCTCATGGTCCGGCCCCTGGTGGAGGACGCCGCCCTGAAAGAGATCATGGGCCGGCCGCATCTGAAATACCATATGGTCCTGGGCGACACCGATTGGGTTTGA
- a CDS encoding DUF72 domain-containing protein, with protein sequence MGRYHIGCSGWSYRDWMSSFYPPGIPAGEMLPWYARQFGTVEVDMTFYRIPGPETVAAWKGRTPSGFVFAAKMNRAITHYKKLRGADSLVRSFMSSLEPLDARLGPVLVQLPPSLAPDQQLLDDFLSSLPRDRKYAVEPRHSGWYSPRIYRILERHGAALCIADRARGGAEHVPTAPFAYVRWHGRSASYSYTADELENWARLLASLNVDDVYGYFNNDAGARAPRNAATLIGMLDGI encoded by the coding sequence ATGGGGCGGTACCACATCGGTTGCAGCGGATGGAGCTACCGGGACTGGATGAGCAGCTTCTACCCTCCGGGCATCCCCGCTGGGGAGATGCTGCCCTGGTACGCGAGGCAGTTCGGCACAGTGGAGGTGGACATGACATTTTACCGCATTCCAGGCCCGGAGACCGTCGCGGCCTGGAAGGGGCGAACGCCGAGCGGGTTCGTGTTCGCGGCCAAGATGAACCGGGCCATCACTCACTACAAGAAGTTGCGGGGCGCCGACAGCCTGGTGAGGTCGTTCATGAGTTCGCTCGAGCCACTGGATGCCCGCCTCGGCCCGGTCCTGGTGCAGCTCCCGCCCTCACTGGCGCCGGACCAACAGCTCCTGGACGACTTTCTGTCCTCCCTTCCCCGGGACCGCAAGTACGCAGTGGAGCCGCGGCATTCTGGCTGGTACTCCCCGCGCATCTACCGCATACTGGAGAGGCACGGCGCCGCACTATGCATCGCCGACCGCGCCCGGGGAGGTGCCGAGCACGTGCCCACCGCTCCGTTCGCGTACGTGCGCTGGCACGGTCGCTCCGCCTCCTATAGCTACACCGCCGACGAGCTCGAGAACTGGGCCAGGCTCCTGGCGTCATTGAATGTCGACGATGTGTACGGATACTTCAACAACGATGCGGGGGCACGGGCGCCCCGGAACGCTGCCACCCTCATCGGCATGCTGGACGGCATCTGA